From Streptomyces sp. NBC_01460, a single genomic window includes:
- a CDS encoding GH25 family lysozyme: MRRRTLIRGAVATALAPAAIVTAAGPAVAGGPAPARAATDLEGIDVSNYQAGIDYAGAAAEGRSFVIAKAGGCQLAEGPYVSSSYSGHVDGARAAGLRVGHYWLTGDFLTPTAAADFFVDHLHNYRAGDVLALDVEVLDDSTRLWNDADVSTWFNRVRERVGAYVPWFYISTGALRSGSWDRTIAAGAHLWAASWGSNDGTWPGAPDLGGRYPDWAVHQYASVGSVAGTSPVDLDRARSWAFDFTEPTDPPPGGGGLPKTSTEQDGVPGPVMWQRTQNWLRIESGYTGPIDGVPGPNTYAALQRNMRNWGYTGPVDGVPGTQTWAAVQRLAAAHGYTGAIDGVMGPNSWRGFSRFINQDRWN; this comes from the coding sequence ATGCGCAGGAGAACTCTGATACGCGGCGCCGTGGCGACCGCCTTGGCGCCGGCGGCCATCGTCACCGCCGCCGGACCCGCAGTCGCCGGAGGCCCGGCTCCCGCGCGGGCCGCGACGGACCTGGAGGGCATCGACGTCTCGAACTACCAGGCCGGCATCGACTACGCCGGCGCCGCCGCGGAAGGCCGGAGCTTCGTCATCGCCAAGGCCGGGGGGTGCCAGCTCGCCGAGGGGCCGTACGTCTCGTCCTCCTACTCCGGCCATGTCGACGGTGCCCGCGCCGCCGGTCTGCGCGTAGGCCACTACTGGCTGACGGGGGACTTCCTCACGCCTACGGCCGCCGCCGACTTCTTCGTGGACCACCTGCACAACTACCGGGCGGGCGACGTGCTCGCTCTGGATGTCGAGGTGCTCGACGACTCGACCCGGCTCTGGAACGACGCGGATGTGTCCACCTGGTTCAACCGGGTGCGTGAACGGGTCGGTGCGTACGTCCCGTGGTTCTACATCAGTACGGGAGCGCTGCGCTCGGGCTCCTGGGACCGCACCATCGCCGCCGGAGCCCATTTGTGGGCGGCCTCCTGGGGCTCCAACGACGGCACCTGGCCCGGTGCGCCCGACCTCGGAGGCCGCTACCCCGACTGGGCGGTCCACCAGTACGCCTCCGTCGGATCCGTCGCCGGCACCTCGCCCGTCGACCTCGACCGGGCCCGCTCCTGGGCGTTCGACTTCACCGAGCCGACCGATCCGCCGCCCGGCGGTGGGGGGTTGCCGAAGACGTCGACCGAGCAGGACGGTGTGCCGGGTCCGGTGATGTGGCAGCGGACGCAGAACTGGCTGCGGATCGAGTCGGGGTACACCGGTCCGATCGACGGGGTGCCGGGCCCGAACACGTATGCAGCGCTCCAGCGGAACATGCGGAACTGGGGATATACCGGTCCCGTCGACGGGGTACCGGGTACCCAGACCTGGGCCGCGGTCCAGCGACTGGCCGCCGCCCATGGCTACACCGGCGCGATCGACGGCGTGATGGGCCCCAACTCCTGGCGTGGCTTCAGCCGATTCATCAACCAGGACCGCTGGAACTGA
- a CDS encoding FABP family protein → MFDPAEDLPYPDSLRPDTPPAPHALLAPLAGLLGIWAGRGRGGYPTLDEEFSYAQEIAFSHDGRPFLHYEARAWLVDAEGAPLRPSARESGWWRVQPDGRVEALITQPTGVAEILVGRAGGGAADLASHQVAVTPTAKEVEATRRRYTWTDDGTLEFVHDLAAVGRPLQHHLSARLRRR, encoded by the coding sequence ATGTTCGACCCCGCCGAAGATCTCCCGTACCCCGACTCCCTCCGACCGGACACTCCCCCGGCGCCCCACGCTCTGCTCGCGCCGCTGGCCGGCCTGCTCGGCATCTGGGCGGGCCGGGGGCGCGGCGGGTACCCGACGCTCGACGAGGAGTTCTCCTACGCGCAGGAGATCGCCTTCAGCCATGACGGGCGGCCCTTCCTCCACTACGAGGCGCGCGCCTGGCTGGTCGACGCGGAGGGTGCCCCGCTGCGCCCTTCGGCCCGGGAGAGCGGCTGGTGGCGCGTGCAGCCGGACGGTCGTGTGGAGGCACTGATCACCCAGCCCACCGGTGTCGCGGAGATCCTCGTCGGCCGTGCGGGTGGCGGCGCGGCCGATCTCGCCAGTCATCAGGTGGCCGTCACTCCCACCGCGAAGGAGGTCGAGGCCACCCGTCGCCGGTACACGTGGACGGACGACGGCACACTCGAATTCGTCCATGATCTCGCTGCGGTCGGCCGGCCCCTGCAGCATCACCTCTCGGCGCGGCTCCGACGCCGGTGA
- a CDS encoding alpha/beta hydrolase family protein, translating to MNPALFRRGLTAATALFTLAVGLGGPPAAAADGPDSAAYLPRPTGPRAVGTTSLHLTDDSRPDPWAAGADARELMVSLWYPTDSPNGRRAQYMTPTESELLLEEGGITGVPSDVLSTVRTHAFTEARPAGRVRGLPMVVLSPGFTKPRTTLTTLAEELASHGYVVAAVDHTYESVATTFPDGRVATCTACEVPHDEAFWNRLVAGRAADVSFVLDELTRAHAPWEGARLIDPSRIAMAGHSVGGASAVTSMPADPRVRAGVDIDGTTQIPLPVSGLSRPFLFLGRQNQYTPGTGDGAVTTWERDWQRLTGWKRWLVVEGAEHASFTDVGLLAEQLGIDIGADLPAARVAEIVRGYTRAFLDLHLRHRPQPLLAKPSTRYPQVHFCTPETSTCV from the coding sequence GTGAACCCTGCACTGTTCCGTCGTGGCCTCACCGCCGCTACAGCACTGTTCACGCTCGCCGTCGGTCTGGGCGGACCTCCCGCCGCGGCGGCCGACGGCCCGGACAGCGCCGCGTATCTGCCCCGACCGACCGGGCCCCGTGCGGTCGGCACCACGTCGTTGCACCTCACGGACGACTCACGCCCCGACCCATGGGCCGCAGGGGCCGACGCGCGCGAACTCATGGTCTCCCTGTGGTACCCGACGGATTCGCCGAACGGGCGACGCGCGCAGTACATGACGCCGACGGAGTCTGAACTGCTCCTCGAAGAAGGGGGCATCACCGGGGTGCCGTCGGACGTGCTGAGCACGGTGCGAACCCATGCCTTCACCGAGGCCCGGCCGGCAGGGCGTGTGCGAGGTCTGCCAATGGTCGTGCTCTCACCGGGCTTCACCAAGCCGCGCACCACGCTGACCACCCTCGCCGAGGAGCTCGCGAGCCACGGCTACGTCGTGGCCGCGGTCGACCACACCTACGAAAGTGTTGCCACCACCTTTCCGGACGGCCGGGTCGCCACCTGCACCGCCTGCGAGGTCCCGCACGACGAAGCGTTCTGGAACCGGCTGGTCGCCGGCAGGGCCGCCGACGTCTCCTTCGTACTGGACGAACTCACCAGGGCGCACGCGCCATGGGAAGGCGCCCGTCTCATCGACCCGTCACGAATCGCGATGGCAGGCCACTCCGTCGGCGGTGCGAGTGCCGTCACCTCCATGCCGGCCGACCCTCGGGTGCGCGCGGGAGTCGACATCGACGGCACGACCCAGATCCCTCTTCCCGTCAGCGGCCTGTCCCGGCCGTTCCTGTTCCTCGGCAGGCAGAACCAGTACACCCCGGGCACCGGTGACGGCGCCGTCACCACCTGGGAACGCGACTGGCAACGACTGACCGGATGGAAGCGGTGGCTTGTGGTGGAAGGAGCCGAACACGCCTCCTTCACCGACGTCGGACTACTGGCCGAGCAGCTGGGGATCGACATCGGCGCCGACCTGCCGGCTGCCCGGGTCGCAGAGATCGTCCGCGGATACACCCGCGCCTTCCTCGACCTGCACCTGCGCCACCGGCCGCAGCCCCTCCTGGCCAAGCCGTCCACGCGCTACCCGCAGGTCCATTTCTGCACCCCGGAGACGAGTACCTGCGTCTGA
- a CDS encoding sensor histidine kinase yields MNVRTGLERLQEAARQTVRGLWLSSGPPLRPTGRAWQFDVLVALTIGIATVYYGIDNADNVVVREIAPGVERVVPRPNGPVGMAFMVTLAFIASGALVLRRRSPLAVLCVVTAATLATPQSVLRLTFYAFVIAVYSAAVYSPYRSATLAALPVSVVLVSASGNSVTPIVPNEYVALLILVPMAVAAVGLRTWKLRTDEGRARLSALEREQVEALHRAVAHERARIARELHDVVTHNVSVMIIQAGAARKIMKASPEQAGEALLAVEAGGRAAMTELRHVMGLLTMADESALTGLEGPGAVPAPQPGLDQLESLVGRVRDTGLPVELTVTGQPRPLPPGVELAAYRVVQEALTNTVKHAAGATAAVIVDHGPDQLRVEVTDTGGDAGAGAAAGNGRGLIGLRERLAVYGGTLDTGRRPSGGYRVEALIPLEAP; encoded by the coding sequence ATGAACGTACGTACGGGGCTGGAGCGGCTTCAGGAAGCCGCGCGGCAGACGGTCCGCGGCCTCTGGCTCTCCAGTGGTCCACCTCTGCGGCCCACCGGGCGCGCCTGGCAGTTCGATGTGCTGGTGGCTCTGACGATCGGTATCGCCACCGTCTACTACGGCATCGACAACGCCGACAACGTCGTGGTGCGGGAGATCGCGCCGGGCGTGGAGCGCGTCGTTCCGCGCCCGAACGGCCCCGTCGGCATGGCCTTCATGGTGACCCTCGCCTTCATCGCCTCGGGCGCCCTGGTACTGCGGCGCCGCTCTCCGCTGGCGGTGCTGTGCGTCGTGACGGCCGCGACACTGGCGACGCCGCAGAGCGTCCTGCGGCTGACCTTCTACGCCTTCGTCATCGCCGTCTACAGCGCAGCCGTGTACAGCCCCTACCGGTCGGCGACCCTGGCGGCGCTGCCGGTGTCGGTCGTCCTGGTCAGCGCCTCGGGGAACTCGGTCACCCCGATCGTCCCCAATGAATACGTCGCCCTGCTGATCCTGGTCCCGATGGCCGTGGCCGCGGTCGGCCTGCGCACCTGGAAACTCCGCACCGACGAGGGGCGCGCCCGGCTCTCCGCCCTGGAACGCGAACAAGTCGAGGCGCTGCACCGGGCCGTCGCGCACGAACGGGCCAGGATCGCCCGTGAGCTGCACGACGTCGTCACGCACAACGTCAGCGTGATGATCATCCAGGCCGGCGCCGCCCGAAAGATCATGAAGGCCTCCCCCGAGCAGGCAGGCGAGGCACTCCTCGCCGTAGAGGCGGGCGGACGAGCGGCCATGACCGAACTGCGCCACGTCATGGGATTGCTCACCATGGCCGACGAGAGCGCGCTGACGGGCCTGGAGGGTCCGGGGGCGGTCCCGGCCCCGCAACCCGGCCTGGACCAGCTGGAATCGCTGGTCGGGCGGGTACGGGACACCGGGCTTCCGGTCGAACTGACCGTGACCGGCCAGCCCCGCCCCCTCCCGCCCGGTGTCGAACTCGCCGCGTACCGCGTGGTGCAGGAAGCCCTGACCAACACCGTGAAGCATGCCGCCGGTGCGACCGCTGCTGTGATCGTCGACCACGGTCCGGATCAGCTTCGGGTGGAGGTCACCGATACCGGAGGAGACGCGGGTGCGGGCGCGGCCGCCGGAAACGGCCGCGGGCTGATCGGACTGCGTGAGCGGCTCGCTGTCTACGGTGGCACCCTGGACACCGGCCGGCGTCCGAGCGGCGGCTACCGTGTGGAGGCCCTGATCCCCCTGGAGGCCCCGTGA
- a CDS encoding response regulator transcription factor: MTEQPLRVLLADDQTLVRTGFRMILGADDIEVVAEAANGAEAVEAARRTRPDVVLMDVRMPEMDGLEATRRILTAPQAREPRVIILTTFDLDRYVYAALSAGASGFLLKDVTPEYLVAAVRTVRTGDALLAPAITRRLVQRFARRGSDSASLHRDLASLTPRELEVLGLLARGLSNAELATRLHLAETTVKTHIARILAKLGLRDRVQAVIVAYETGLVSVGAREASEETWTRARGPAEPTPLPVVEHDCSPADCCARPVRP, encoded by the coding sequence GTGACCGAGCAGCCGTTGCGTGTCCTCCTCGCCGACGACCAGACCCTCGTCCGCACCGGATTCCGGATGATCCTGGGCGCCGACGACATCGAAGTCGTCGCCGAGGCGGCCAACGGAGCCGAGGCGGTCGAGGCGGCCCGCCGCACCCGGCCCGACGTGGTCCTGATGGACGTCCGCATGCCCGAGATGGACGGCCTGGAAGCCACCCGCCGTATTCTCACCGCTCCCCAGGCCCGTGAACCCCGTGTCATCATCCTGACCACCTTCGACCTGGACCGGTACGTCTACGCGGCGCTCTCCGCCGGGGCCAGCGGCTTCCTCCTCAAGGACGTCACACCCGAGTACCTGGTCGCGGCCGTCCGCACCGTCCGCACCGGCGACGCCCTCCTGGCACCGGCCATCACCCGCCGCCTCGTGCAGCGGTTCGCCCGGCGCGGCAGCGACAGCGCCTCGCTCCACCGCGACCTTGCCTCGCTCACCCCGCGCGAACTGGAGGTCCTCGGCCTGCTGGCCCGCGGGCTGAGCAACGCCGAACTCGCCACCCGTCTCCACCTGGCCGAGACGACCGTCAAGACGCACATCGCCCGCATCCTCGCCAAGCTCGGACTCCGCGACCGGGTCCAGGCCGTCATCGTCGCGTACGAGACGGGGCTGGTCAGCGTCGGAGCGCGCGAGGCCTCCGAAGAGACGTGGACCAGGGCCAGGGGCCCAGCCGAACCCACGCCTCTGCCTGTAGTTGAGCATGACTGTTCACCTGCCGACTGCTGCGCGCGCCCGGTCCGGCCCTGA
- a CDS encoding STAS domain-containing protein gives MTSLPSSFTLTVETRRGSACLHLAGDLDHNTGDTVVEQAERCLTEHPGLCDLRLDCADLTFCDSVGISSLLMIHRKTTAHSVRLHLDNQPPFLRRLLDITGIRRFFTQPQIAQQAE, from the coding sequence ATGACTTCGCTGCCCTCCTCCTTCACCCTGACCGTCGAGACCCGTCGGGGCAGCGCATGCCTCCATCTCGCCGGCGACCTGGACCACAACACGGGCGACACCGTGGTCGAGCAGGCAGAGCGGTGCCTCACCGAGCACCCCGGCCTGTGCGATCTGCGCCTCGACTGTGCTGACCTCACCTTCTGCGACTCCGTCGGTATCTCCTCCCTCCTGATGATCCACCGCAAGACCACCGCGCACTCCGTACGCCTGCACCTGGACAACCAGCCCCCGTTCCTCCGGCGCCTCCTCGACATCACCGGAATCCGGCGGTTCTTCACCCAGCCACAGATCGCCCAGCAGGCCGAATGA
- a CDS encoding cobalamin B12-binding domain-containing protein, producing the protein MRDQLWEAVTSRDEYRAAGIVFTALDNGMDTETALLDLIAPVQAKVGTEWAANRLSVAQEHAASAITERVIAALAHHPAHRTPPSLGHITVACVDQEWHSLPARLLAEVLTLRGWRVDFLGAQVPTQHLIAHLHNSGADTVALSSSLPTRLPTAHAAITACQAIGVPVLAGGAAFGHDGRYARLLGANAWAPDARAAARRLADGIPAPDLASGHQQIDDLPHLADQEYTLVARTQHQLIKTVLTQLEDRFPAMAAYTAHQRERTAEDIAHIVEFLTVSLYTDDGDLFTTFITWTADILTARHVPARSLHPALDILATELKDFPRTTRLLDQARFALDRATTGPHHGAPA; encoded by the coding sequence ATGCGGGACCAGCTGTGGGAAGCCGTGACGTCCCGCGACGAGTACCGCGCTGCCGGCATCGTCTTCACGGCCCTCGACAACGGCATGGACACGGAGACGGCTCTGCTGGACCTCATCGCCCCGGTCCAGGCGAAGGTGGGCACCGAATGGGCCGCCAACCGGCTCAGTGTCGCGCAGGAGCACGCGGCCAGCGCCATCACCGAGCGGGTCATCGCTGCCCTCGCCCACCATCCCGCCCACCGGACCCCACCCAGCCTCGGTCACATCACCGTGGCCTGCGTGGACCAGGAATGGCACTCCTTGCCGGCGCGCCTCCTGGCCGAAGTGCTCACCCTGCGCGGCTGGCGGGTCGACTTCCTCGGCGCCCAGGTCCCCACCCAGCACCTCATCGCCCACCTGCACAACAGCGGCGCGGACACGGTGGCCCTTTCCTCCTCCCTCCCCACCCGGCTGCCCACCGCCCACGCGGCGATCACCGCCTGCCAGGCCATCGGCGTCCCCGTCCTCGCCGGCGGCGCCGCCTTCGGGCACGACGGCCGATACGCCCGCCTCCTCGGCGCCAACGCCTGGGCCCCCGACGCTCGCGCCGCGGCACGTCGGCTCGCCGACGGTATCCCCGCCCCCGACCTCGCCAGCGGGCACCAGCAGATCGACGACCTGCCCCACCTGGCCGACCAGGAGTACACGCTCGTCGCCCGCACCCAGCACCAGCTCATCAAGACGGTTCTCACCCAGCTCGAAGACCGCTTCCCCGCGATGGCGGCCTACACCGCCCACCAGCGTGAGCGCACCGCCGAAGACATCGCCCACATCGTCGAATTCCTCACCGTCAGCCTCTACACCGACGACGGCGACCTGTTCACCACGTTCATCACCTGGACCGCGGACATCCTCACCGCACGCCACGTCCCCGCCCGGTCCCTGCACCCCGCCCTGGACATCCTGGCCACCGAACTCAAGGACTTCCCCCGCACCACACGACTGCTCGACCAGGCGCGTTTCGCGCTGGACCGTGCCACCACCGGACCGCACCACGGAGCGCCCGCATGA